The nucleotide sequence CGAGGTGGGTCCCCATTTCGCGTGGTGTAAACCAATGCAGGAGTCCGTCGAGTCCGCCGCCAAAGAGGGCGCCTTTGAGCTAAACAACGGACTGTTTTCGATCCTCCGCTTCGTCGAGGTGGGTTTCTGGGCTGCTGCAGAGTCGCTCATTTGTGCGCAGGGCCACGTAGGCGCGGACGAAGCCAGCCGCTTGAGGGCAAAGCGAGCGTCTAAGAAGCAGAAACTAGCTATATGACACATTAACTGCCTTTAAGTGCTTTCTGTAACTCCAGTTTGGCCTCTTGGTCGCGGAGGCAGTATCCCAGCGCCAGCTGCCAGAAGCACAGCTGGACGCATGAGGATCCCGTTTGCTGTATGATAACTCGTGGCGATGCGGTGGCTCCGGGCTGCAcgggctgcggcggcggttGCTGCGCCATTGCCATCCCcgtcagcgactccaccaccATGTCGGTCGACTCCTGCATGGCGTCGAGCACCCCCGATGTGATGTTCTCGAGCAGCGAGTTCGCTGTGTCGTCTGGCAGGCGCTTGATGTACGACAGTAGGCTGTCGGTGTTGTAGTTCGGGATGATGTCGTCCTTCAGCTGCGCGCCGGCAGTGTCCATCGCCTCCGGGGACGAAGCCGCGGCCGACTGCTTCCCGACAGGCTccggctgcagctgctgtgccAGGCAGTAGCGGCACTCGGCGTTCCACAGCATGTACCCGGTCATCTGCATGCTGTGTATGAGCGCCGCCAGGCGTTCCGCCGTGGTTATCATCGTCGTTTCCACGCAGTAGCGGTAGAACGTCCCCACCAGAGCGGCCACAGTGCTCTTCACGGCTTCGCGCACCCTCAAGGGCGCCCGCTCCACGAACATTGACATGACCGCTGAGGGCTGTGAGTTCACCAGAGGTCCGTATGGTGCCGCATCCACGCTGCCAGCGCTTGACACGCCGTCCGCCACCGGAAGCGCCATTTGGAAGTTGAAAGCTGGCATCGGACGCGCCCCCTGTACCTTTAAGGCCCTGAGGCCGTTAGCGGCTCCCGGTGCAACAGgaacatcgccccttgcgCCGCGTCCACCGAATATCCGCTTCAAGGTCATCCACAGTCGACCCAACACACTCCCCGGATTGGCTCCATGCAGGTTTGTAGTGCCCGTCGCAGTTGCATCAGCTACATTGGTCGCTCGTACGTCCGAACGCCTCTTCGCGCTGTAATTCGTCGTGCTATTTCTTACCGGTGATTGCCGGAGTACGTTCCTCGGCATGGAGCCAGCAGAAGCCACCAGGTTTGATCCGACCCATTGCGTGTTGCTTAGGAACCCGGTAGCGTGGAGCCCACCGCCATTTGGCCGAGGAATCTTCgagagcgccgccgccaagcgGGAGCAGGGCGCGCTGCCCAGCCGGCAGACTgtgagcagcagcaagCCGCTACACCATAATCTTGCGTTTGCAACCATACAACCGGCGGTTGACGCTCCGTTGTCACTATGGCTTTTCAAGAAGCGGATTCCGTGCCCCTTATGCTGGCAGAGGCGTAAGGCCGATGGGATGCCGTATGCCCGAATCTTTAATCATTTTTTAGACCCACTATGTGATATTTTTGTATTGCGTGTATCTACTTCCAGTGTCTGCCGCGGTACGCGTCGTCGTCTACCAGCGTGGCCTTCCTACGTGGGAGCGGGCCGGCTGAAGCCGAGACCACACATGTACGAGCCAAACCGTTCAGAACAGAATGGCTTCATACATGCAGCTTCCTGCAGCATTCAGGGAGGATTTCGACTGGGCTGTATTTCGTGTCTGGTTTCAACGACCCTCTGTCAACGGCCGCGCTAAGCGCTGCTTGCTCCGCACATTGGCGCGTTTTTAGGGAAAATCATCACGATATATTACggtttatgtgacggcgaTACGATGGTGCCATTTACGCCTGCGGAAGGCGTGACGATACACACCACAAGCATCCCCAAACGACATCAGAGCCGCGGACATGCTTCGCATACGAAGGCCAAACATTAAGCGCGGTCGCATTTCATTCTTCATAGGCGATATTCCGTGAATGGATGCTGATCCCTAAATGATTCCGGAGTCACACACCTATTCTGGGTGTGTGACTCGAACAAGACACGTACGACGCGTTGGCCGCGTATAGTCACAGATTGCAATGCTTCGACTCGAGAGGCTGGTCGTATGGCTGCTAGCCACTTGCTTGGCGGTCTCGGCCTTGCCAAAGGCGTTGCATTCCCAGCGTCCGTCGGCCGCCAGTTCGTTACAGCGTCTAGGAAGGTTTTTGCAGTCAAAGGCGCATAGCCACGAGCCAACGGACGGTCACGACGGAGAGGGGGATGAAATCGCGGAGATGCGAAAGTTGGGCGCCGACGCTGCGGCAGAAGGCCACAAACAGAAGGGCGAGATGGAGGTCGTGGACTCCCAACGTAAGCAAGAGATCGCAGACGACATGACCCGCCAACTCGAGAAGATGCGCGAGGGAGCCAAGCGCATGCAAGAGGACGCCAAACAGCACGCTGGCGAGGTCAAGAGCGCCGCTGTTGACACATCTGTGGCCACAGCTTCCATCCCGAAAGACAGTGGTAGGTGCTAGCAAATGTGTGTTCACGACTTCGCAGCGGGCAACATAATTATTACCAACCAGACGCATGACTACCCGCGCAAACCGCAGGATCAGGCCGACCCCATGAAGGCGCTGAAAACAGCGACGGAGAACCTGTACCAGCGGTAAGTACACGCGAATAGCCCCTTAAGCATTGTCGTTTCAGGGCCCGGCACAAGAACCTGCCAGTCCCCGAACCGGGTGAACTAAACACACCGGAACAGATATACCAGGCTCTCAACCGTCTCGAGTACATAGTGGACGGCTACAGGCATGCCCAGCTCGAGTCGCCTAATCCCGACCTCAACATCACCGATGAGCCCGAGAAGTCTCAACACGCTGAAGAGGACGAGCTTGAAAACACAGAGGACGACGCTGCAGCCGACGAGTCCCCCGTCGATGACGCCAGGTTCATGCAGACCACTGGCAAGGCAGCCCGCGCGcccgacgatgatgacggtGACAACGGAGACGATGATGACAATGACAACGGAGACGATGATGACAATGACAACGGAGACGATGAAGAGGGGGGGGATGACGACGGCGAACAGCATGGTGAGGAATGGCAGGAGAACGAAGACGAAGAGGGGGCGGGTAACCACAAGAAACCCGCTGATTCCAAAGATGCCAAGATGTCCCCTCAGGAGGCCATGGACGCCCTCGGCAAAACCATAGCGCATCTGGTGGAGACGTTGAACGCCGTTGTGGCATCGCACACTGGCGTGAGCAATGTCCTAATCCAACACGGCCCCACCAAGCCCCTGGCGAGCTAGGCCGCAATGATCGCATGTCGTTAGCGACAACGTTTTTACCTATATGCTGCACGGCAACAGGCGAAAAGCTATCGTTGGCCTAAAAACACAGCCGCAGAACAACTACCGCACGTAACTGCGCGCAGATGCGCCTATGCAAGAACAGCTTTAAAACGTTCCAGATTAAATAGCTCCGTTTTGGGGCGCCCGTTCATTTAACGAGCTTATGCAGCAGTGGAATCGCCAAATTCCAACCGCCTACCCGCGTTAGCGGGTCATTGAAATGTCTAAGAAGTCTTGGCCGTTTTGGCCTTTTCCTTCTGCGATGTGTAGGCCTCGAGTATGGAGCGCTTATTGCCACTCTGCCCCTCAGGCATGCGCAGCTGGGATGAGACCGTGCTCCCGGCCGTGTCCCTCGTGATGTACCCCTCGCAGGCCTTCTGAAACGAGTTTTGCGCGAGCGAGTCCTGCACGATCCCCGAGAGCACCTTCATCGCCATGCTCTTCAGCCCCCCCAACGGTGTCGGTGTAAGCACGGTAGGTTTCTCCGGTGCGACCGACAGTAACCCGTCGAGGCTAGGCGCATCGTACCGCCAGTGTTTTCCGATCTCCAGCTCTTCCGGGCTCTTCGGCGGGACGAAGCGGAGGTACCACTTTACCTGCCATGGCAACTTGTTTTCCACCAATGAGCCAGGCTCCTGGGTGGATACGAACTCATCTGAAAAATGCCAATCCGCCGTCACCGTTTCGATTTCGGCCTCGTCCAACACCTTTTTCCGCGGCTTATACGTGTCCGGGGAAGGTCGATAAAAGACGCGCCCATCTGTAGACTCCGGAGGTTGAATCGCCTCTCCGGGCCCGCTATCAACGTCCATGATGCCAATTTTGGCCGCCTATTGGCCGATGTGGCCCGCACATACCGGATTATTGGCGGCGTAGCACCGACCGCTACGCTGCCGTGGGTGGAGGCACAGCGTCACCACGGTGGCATACTGTGCCATCAACGACCCAGACGGCTGTACCTGTGTGTGTATAAGAGCTGCGGAGCATCCCGTGGCGTCGAATATGCGGCCTGCCGAAGGGTAGCCCGATTGTGCGGAAGGCTGCGTACACACCGGGGTCTACGGCGGTAGTAAATTTGGAATCCACAGTTTGTTGTTGCCACGGTATTCGCGTTTTGCCAAAAATGTTCGGAAGTCCGATTGCAGGGCGCATCTGCTCGATCGAGGGGAACAACATATGCGCGGATTGCGGCGGCCGTTCACCTCGCTGGGCGAGCGTTAACCTCGGCGTGCTGCTGTGTATAAACTGTTCGGGCGTCCACCGCATGCTGGGAGTACATGTATCTCAGGTGAAATCGCTCACCTTGGACAATCTGAAGCccgagtggataaaggtaGGCATCTGCGTCCGCCAGGCAGTCCGTGCAGGTTCTCACCAATGTCGGCAACGAGATAGCCAACAGCTACTACCTCCACAAGCTCCCGTCACACGCTCCGAGACCCCACGCAAATACTTCCGCCAAGTAAGCGCCTAATCGGCGTGTGCGCTAATTGTCTGCATCAGGGATATGGAGATATGGATCCGTAACAAGTACGAGCGTAAGATCTATGCCATGGATGGTGTAGAGGAGCCTTACATCCTGCTTGCCAAAGGTGCGTGGCATTGTCGCGTTGCGATGCAATTCACTCAGGATACAATCCCCGCGAGATAATAGCCAAGGGCACCTTGGGACCAGCTGCTCGTCCACAATCTCAACCCGCTACGCAGGAGCCCGCCAATACAGCTATGGGAGGCAGTATAAAGGGGTTCGGAGGTCCGGAAGTCCCTGTGTGGTGCGTTTTGCGGGCGTATACAACCACATGTGTGTCAGCTCTTCGACATCTGAGGACCTGTTTGGTAATGCCAACGCACATGGGAACGCCGTCTTCCAGGATTCGGCGCCACAGGCCAACTGGTCCGGTGACTTTTGGCCCACTTCAACCCCGAGCAAAGGCCGAAAGGCGTCGTTCGACAATGACCTAATCGGCACTGTGCCCTCGAGCGTGAGCTTCGAAAGCAACAAGGTCGCAGAAACCAAAATTGAGGCGGCAAAGGACTCCATATCCAAGCTATTCGACAACCCGAGCCAAATAGGCTTCAAAAACTCGTCCTACGAGCAAAAGGTAGGCTAAAGCCTCATTGCGCTAACCTGCGGCGCAGACCCCCAACTGCGTCCAAGGCGACCTCTTTGACTTCAACTTCAGCGATCTCGGCAATAAGCTGCAATCGCAGCAGAAGCAGAATGACGACTTAATATGAGTCCTGTAACAACACGCACCATAATTGGACATGTGCTTGCGTTTGCAGAGCATGTCAGACTGAATTGATTCCTAATTGTTCACATCCCTGATACGTATTCTTCATTCAAGACTGCGCACTGTGTGACTGCCAGTGGTTCCTGCCTATGGGGCTTGCTGGGACACCGGCAACGCCTTGGATTATGCACCCGATGTGCTGCTACATTGGATAATCGTTGGCCAACGCGTCCGCGAACACCTTGGAAATGAAACCTTTGAAATACGTTTATAAGCTATACAACGCTTAATACTTGCATCTGTCCAAGACTTTTGAATCGAATACCCAAGTGTCATCATTAGGTATAAAACGGGTTTGAATCTAACCACCCAAGTGGCCTTGATAAGCAACCCATAATGACGCTGTACGTTGGCCATCTTCACTTCCAGCAACTACTCAAAAAACAGAACATGAATGGTACACTACCCAAATCACCCACGTAATCCTCAATCATCACGGTGACGATGGGAATTAAGGATACGCAGTAGGCCGACCATATCAGTCGGTGAGCGACACGATAATTCCATTCAATCAGCAAGACTAACGCCAATAATATGTAACTTATATCACATTAAACATATAAATTCAAACGACAGTTTCTAAGCGCAAAACTTCATTGACGGAGCCCTTCTTGTCGTAAAGCTCCTCAGCAAATGCAGACAGCTACAGTTCGCGTAGCAGCTGCCGCCACATTTGAGCTACTGACACATTGACTGGATGGATGGTGCGTTTGAAGTAAAAATGTAGAAGGGGGCAATCCAGCTTAGCCGACGGTGCAGCAGGCAGCCCTGTCAGCAACCTTTTCAACTGCGGCAAAGTTAATTCAAGCTTTGTATCGACCTACCTCCCTCAGCTTCGACGTaggtggtggtggtggcagTCATGCTGTCGTCGAGGTACTGCTGTCCACCGTTGTCAACATCAGTGGCGTGGTCGGCCTTCTTGACCTTAAGGACGGGGATGACGTGCTCGACAATCATGATCTTGGGCTCCTCGACGATCTTCTCCTTCATGACAATCTGAGGGACCTCGACCTCCTTCTCGACGTATTTGATCTGGGGGACCTCGACGATCTTGTCCTCGTACACAATGCGTGGCACgtgcttgtgcttctcGACGACGACCTCCTTCTTCACGTACACGGGCTTGTACTTGACAACCGGCACATCGACATCGACGTACTTGTCGACATACTGGATTTCGGGGACCTCGATGATCTTCTCCTCGATGATCTCCTTCTCAACCTCGACGACCTTGGTCTACACATCATTACGGGGCATGCACTGGCGACGAACCTGAGTCACAGGCTCCAACACCTGGTAGTGGCCGACGTCAATGTTGGTAATTGAGCTGGCGCTGATTCCGGCGTTGATGAGAACCTGGCGGTGGGCGTCAATCGCGTTGGTGGGAGATTCGACGGCAACGTTGCCGCGAGTGCAGCAGTCGAAGAGGGATATCATTTTGGATAAATGTGAATGCGTTCCCAAAACAAATATTACGATTGTACCTGAATAATACAGTAGCGTGCGGCATTCCCGGAGAACGCGCAAGGGGGCACCGTAGTGCAGTGCGTAGGCATGATGTCGATTTCCGCGCGAGCTGCCGTAACGTGATTGATAGCAGAGTGCGCTACGATTTTGAACACTTTTTGCGTAATTTCGACGTTTTTTTACAACTGTGTTGTGGCGCTACGGTGGAATATGCTTGATCTCACATTGATCCTTCCGCTCCCGTTAAACCCCTTCCGGCACCAATCACCACCTGGGACGAATTTCTCTGGTGACGAAATGGCGGCCTTCAAGTGATGTGTCCGGTAAATTCAGCCAACTTTCGTGTGTAGTACGAGCCTTGGTCAGGGTGCCGTCTGTGTACTTAACTACATCGAACATATCCAGCATCATGGGCTACACATCGATGTAGTGCTTAAACACATTGCATTACTAACCTGCTTCCAGTTCAGAGGCTTTCGTTTCATCCATGCGGTTTTGCGGATTCGTGTTCGTCTTTTTGATGGCTTCTTCTTCGGCACTGCGTACAGTGCAGATTGCCTGTAATGAACGTTTTCGTATAGATTCGATGCGATTGGAGCTGCGATGAAGGTTGAGACGGCTGTCGGCTGAATTGTCCGTACGTGCGTGTCAACGGGAGGCGCTGGTAGCAACTTTCCAGGCGTCACCCAGCGTGCGGTGTATACACATCTAGTCACCCAGCCGTAAAACAACACAGAGAGACATAACGTAATCATCCAGATGTCGATGTCGCCTGTAATAGGCAATTTGCTGGCAACTCGTCGTCTCAGTGCGTTCCTTCCATCAGTTTGCGCCTGTACACTTCACTTAATTGTGTTTCATGGCGTTTATTTGCCGTTTTTAGCCTCCGTTGCTCCGGTTATCTTCTTCAGGTGACCCGACATCTATTTGGCGCGGGCACCGTCGCCGATGGAATCTCTGAACGTAGATTTGACAACTGACGGGCGAATATAACTCAATCCTAATTAAGTCAACTGCCAACCAGTTGGCAAGGTGTCGCGGCGTCAGATATTGTGGGCGCTGGCGGCATGATCGCGCGTGGACGCCTCGCCCGAAGGTTAAGAATTACTAACACTGTCGCTGACGGCATCCGCCCGAGCGTTTTTTGTAAGCGGTCAAGATTCACCGCGCCAGTAGCAGCGGAAGCTCCGACGCATTTAAGGCTGCAGAGTTAGTGAGACACTGATCGACTAATAATGCTCCTGCAGAGGCCGCTGTAACTCGTCCAACTGTGCAATTACCCAGTTGGCTGTCAGTGACTGATCCTGCGGCTCCTTCTGAAGAAGTTTGCGACGCTGTTTCTACGGAACTCTCGCCCCGGTTGCGCAACGTCAGGCCGTTTAGCGCCACGCAGCTAGCTCTGTTCAAGGCTCA is from Babesia bigemina genome assembly Bbig001, chromosome : IV and encodes:
- a CDS encoding GTP-ase activating domain containing protein, putative translates to MFGSPIAGRICSIEGNNICADCGGRSPRWASVNLGVLLCINCSGVHRMLGVHVSQVKSLTLDNLKPEWIKVLTNVGNEIANSYYLHKLPSHAPRPHANTSAKDMEIWIRNKYERKIYAMDGVEEPYILLAKGYNPREIIAKGTLGPAARPQSQPATQEPANTAMGGSIKGFGGPEVPVCSSTSEDLFGNANAHGNAVFQDSAPQANWSGDFWPTSTPSKGRKASFDNDLIGTVPSSVSFESNKVAETKIEAAKDSISKLFDNPSQIGFKNSSYEQKTPNCVQGDLFDFNFSDLGNKLQSQQKQNDDLI